In one Desulfomicrobium escambiense DSM 10707 genomic region, the following are encoded:
- the plsY gene encoding glycerol-3-phosphate 1-O-acyltransferase PlsY has product MVTIFWLAISYLLGAMPFGLLISRTCCGIDPREEGSGNIGATNVGRLCGTKYGAMTLALDVLKGFIPVLLATSFSDSYFFLTLVATAAVCGHMFSVFLHGKGGKGVATWVGAFLAISPWAVIICGLAFLAALYFYNFVSLASLVMVALMPVVLLFQGLFGAIPMALVLMALIFWKHSANIQRLMVGTEHPWKKKE; this is encoded by the coding sequence ATGGTGACAATATTCTGGCTCGCGATCAGCTACCTTCTGGGAGCCATGCCCTTCGGCCTTCTGATTTCCCGCACCTGCTGCGGCATCGACCCTCGCGAAGAGGGCAGCGGCAACATCGGCGCCACCAATGTCGGCCGCCTGTGCGGCACGAAATACGGGGCCATGACCTTGGCCCTGGACGTGCTCAAGGGGTTCATCCCCGTGCTGCTGGCCACGAGCTTCTCGGATTCGTACTTCTTCCTGACCCTGGTCGCCACGGCCGCGGTCTGCGGCCACATGTTCTCGGTCTTCCTGCACGGCAAGGGCGGCAAGGGCGTGGCCACGTGGGTCGGCGCCTTCCTGGCCATCTCGCCCTGGGCGGTGATCATCTGCGGACTGGCCTTCCTGGCGGCCCTGTACTTCTACAACTTCGTGTCCCTGGCCTCCCTGGTCATGGTGGCGCTGATGCCCGTGGTCCTGCTCTTCCAGGGCCTCTTCGGCGCCATCCCCATGGCCCTGGTCCTCATGGCCCTCATCTTCTGGAAGCACTCGGCGAACATCCAGCGCCTCATGGTCGGCACGGAGCACCCGTGGAAGAAGAAGGAATAA
- the hflX gene encoding GTPase HflX, translating into MLINRKGVPVMVIVGEQDGILIPELSRHRQAESRLSGLRLLHTHLDSSLLTQEDLMDMAFLRLDAVCVLTVSSDGAPRTCQFAHLLPPNADELPYQVHPAMIWDEVDFDFGASAKALEDELARTGQTVASSAREGAAILVSVGSQPKGVQERSLAELAELAATAGLEVVGTVVQRVSQVNPKLILGRGKLAELEVLALQKNAATLVFDQELTPTQQRNVSQITERKVLDRTQLILDIFAQHAQTREGKLQVEMAQLKYMMPRLVGQNRALSRLTGGIGGRGPGETRLEMDRRKIRARIAQIKTELGSVRKHRKATRSRRDKAGLPVVSLVGYTNAGKSTLLNTLTQSDVLAENKLFATLDPTSRRLRFPEDREIILTDTVGFIRHLPADLREAFMATLEELEGADVLVHVADASHPEMEAQLEAVESILRDLSIDTIPRVLALNKVDRISEETREALAFVHPDAVFISAIERPSLATLVERVKALL; encoded by the coding sequence GTGCTCATCAACCGCAAAGGCGTGCCGGTCATGGTCATCGTCGGCGAGCAGGACGGCATCCTCATCCCCGAGCTGTCCCGCCACCGCCAGGCCGAGTCGCGCCTGTCGGGCCTGCGCCTGCTGCACACCCACCTCGACTCCTCGCTCCTGACCCAGGAAGACCTCATGGACATGGCCTTCCTGCGCCTGGACGCGGTCTGCGTGCTGACCGTGAGCTCGGACGGCGCGCCGCGCACCTGCCAGTTCGCGCACCTGCTGCCGCCCAACGCCGACGAGTTGCCCTATCAGGTGCACCCGGCCATGATCTGGGACGAGGTGGATTTCGATTTCGGGGCCAGCGCCAAGGCCCTGGAGGACGAACTGGCCCGTACGGGCCAGACCGTGGCCTCTTCCGCGCGCGAGGGCGCGGCCATCCTGGTCAGCGTCGGCTCCCAGCCCAAGGGCGTGCAGGAGCGGTCCCTGGCCGAACTGGCCGAACTGGCGGCAACGGCCGGTTTGGAGGTGGTCGGCACGGTGGTGCAGCGCGTCAGTCAGGTCAACCCCAAGCTCATCCTGGGCCGGGGGAAGCTGGCCGAACTGGAAGTCCTGGCCCTGCAGAAAAACGCGGCCACCCTGGTCTTCGACCAGGAGCTGACCCCGACCCAGCAGCGCAACGTCAGCCAGATCACCGAGCGCAAGGTCCTGGACCGCACCCAGCTCATCCTCGACATCTTCGCCCAGCACGCCCAGACCCGCGAAGGCAAGCTGCAGGTGGAGATGGCGCAGCTCAAGTACATGATGCCGCGTCTGGTGGGCCAGAACCGCGCCCTGAGCCGCCTGACGGGTGGCATCGGCGGCCGCGGGCCGGGCGAGACGCGGCTTGAGATGGACCGCCGCAAGATCCGCGCCCGCATCGCCCAGATCAAGACCGAGCTCGGCAGCGTGCGCAAGCACCGCAAGGCCACGCGCAGCCGCCGCGACAAGGCCGGGCTGCCCGTGGTCTCCCTGGTGGGCTACACCAACGCGGGCAAGTCCACGCTCCTCAATACCCTGACCCAGAGCGACGTCCTGGCCGAGAACAAGCTCTTCGCCACCCTGGACCCCACCAGCCGCCGTCTGCGCTTCCCCGAGGACCGCGAGATCATCCTGACCGACACCGTGGGCTTCATCCGCCACCTGCCCGCCGACCTGCGCGAGGCCTTCATGGCCACCCTGGAGGAGCTGGAGGGCGCCGACGTGCTCGTGCACGTGGCCGATGCGTCGCACCCCGAGATGGAGGCCCAGCTCGAAGCCGTGGAATCCATCCTGCGCGACCTGTCCATCGATACCATCCCCCGCGTCCTGGCCCTGAACAAGGTCGACCGCATCTCCGAAGAGACCCGCGAGGCCCTGGCCTTCGTCCATCCCGACGCGGTCTTCATCTCCGCCATAGAGCGACCCTCCCTCGCCACCCTGGTCGAACGCGTCAAAGCGCTGCTGTGA
- a CDS encoding IMP cyclohydrolase, whose amino-acid sequence MNMLPIRRAILSVTDKSGLDDFARFLQEQGVELVSTGGTRKKLVQAGLKVRSVSDVTGFPEILGGRVKTLHPHVHAGILADKDDPAHMRTLKDLRLAPFDLICVNLYNFADAVRQTLEDKQAVEQIDIGGPTMLRASAKNFHSVAVIPDPAYYVECMQEMKANGGSLSLEFRKRMAVATFALTSQYDRMITEYLSRP is encoded by the coding sequence ATGAACATGCTGCCTATACGCCGGGCCATCCTGAGCGTCACAGATAAATCCGGACTCGATGACTTTGCGCGATTTCTCCAGGAGCAGGGCGTCGAGCTCGTCTCCACCGGCGGCACGCGCAAGAAGCTCGTCCAGGCCGGCCTCAAGGTCCGATCCGTCAGCGACGTGACGGGCTTCCCGGAAATCCTCGGCGGCCGCGTCAAGACCCTGCATCCGCACGTCCACGCCGGCATCCTGGCCGACAAGGACGATCCCGCCCACATGCGCACCCTCAAGGATCTGCGCCTGGCGCCCTTCGACCTCATCTGCGTCAATCTCTACAATTTCGCCGACGCCGTGCGCCAGACCCTGGAAGACAAGCAGGCCGTGGAACAGATCGACATCGGCGGCCCGACCATGCTGCGCGCCTCGGCCAAGAACTTCCACTCCGTGGCCGTCATCCCGGACCCTGCGTACTACGTCGAGTGCATGCAGGAGATGAAGGCCAACGGCGGCAGTCTCTCCCTAGAATTCCGCAAGCGCATGGCCGTGGCCACCTTCGCGCTGACGTCGCAGTACGACCGCATGATCACCGAGTACCTGAGCCGCCCCTAG
- a CDS encoding tetratricopeptide repeat protein, protein MSSHLDYEINKELGECYLFMGELDKAESYYHKAAGSNGVHPDPYLGLATIAVQRGDLDQAMAMYRKADGISSSDKSLAGMGLICVQQGRHEEAFDLHGRALTANPENLIALFGLVQTAHMLGRTGEAIAPLEHYLELNPGKSEVRYALGGCLTTCGRPDEAKAQLERLLEMDPAYGPAAELLAQL, encoded by the coding sequence ATGAGTTCGCATCTGGATTACGAAATCAACAAGGAACTTGGCGAGTGCTATCTTTTCATGGGTGAGCTGGACAAGGCCGAAAGCTATTACCATAAGGCCGCGGGCAGCAACGGCGTCCACCCGGACCCGTATCTGGGTCTGGCGACCATCGCCGTGCAGCGCGGTGACCTGGACCAGGCCATGGCCATGTACCGCAAGGCCGACGGCATTTCGTCCTCGGACAAGTCCCTGGCCGGCATGGGCCTCATCTGCGTCCAGCAGGGCCGGCATGAGGAGGCCTTCGACCTGCACGGCCGCGCCCTGACGGCCAACCCCGAAAACCTCATCGCCCTTTTCGGGCTCGTCCAGACGGCCCACATGCTGGGCCGCACCGGCGAGGCCATCGCTCCCCTGGAGCACTACCTCGAACTCAACCCCGGCAAGAGCGAGGTGCGCTACGCTCTGGGCGGCTGCCTGACGACCTGCGGCCGGCCGGACGAGGCCAAGGCGCAGCTGGAACGCCTGCTGGAGATGGATCCCGCCTACGGACCGGCGGCCGAGCTCCTGGCCCAGCTCTAG
- the flgB gene encoding flagellar basal body rod protein FlgB — translation MKSLFPEHLDLTAKVMDFQLQRQNIVSANMANINTPGYKARHLEFEKDLQAALGLAEGGAMARTHPDHFPAPFSPEQTEASVTKSLTPRVIQGVDNVDLDTEMAAMAKNNLLYSALTTVMQKNFAGMKQIIQDGGK, via the coding sequence ATGAAAAGCCTGTTTCCTGAACACCTGGATCTGACGGCCAAGGTCATGGATTTCCAGCTCCAGCGTCAAAACATCGTCAGCGCCAACATGGCGAACATCAATACGCCCGGCTACAAGGCGCGGCACCTGGAGTTCGAAAAGGACCTGCAGGCCGCCCTGGGACTGGCCGAGGGCGGGGCCATGGCCAGGACGCATCCGGACCATTTCCCGGCGCCCTTCTCGCCGGAACAGACCGAAGCCAGCGTGACCAAATCCCTGACGCCCAGGGTCATCCAGGGCGTGGACAACGTGGACCTGGACACGGAAATGGCGGCCATGGCCAAGAACAACCTGCTCTACAGCGCCCTGACCACGGTCATGCAGAAGAATTTCGCCGGCATGAAGCAGATCATACAGGATGGAGGCAAATAA
- the flgC gene encoding flagellar basal body rod protein FlgC — translation MDFMTSIDIGASALKAERTHLNVISMNLANAKTTRTVGGGPYRRKEAIFKETEVDSPFSKAMNAALDQDVKGVRVESIQNDRRPLKQVYEPGHPDANEEGYVSYPDINVVEEMTNMLQAMRAYEANVSTITTSKNMFTKALEIGR, via the coding sequence ATGGACTTCATGACATCCATCGACATCGGCGCGTCCGCCCTCAAGGCCGAGCGCACCCATTTGAACGTCATCTCCATGAACCTGGCCAACGCCAAGACCACCAGGACCGTGGGCGGCGGCCCCTACCGCCGCAAGGAAGCCATCTTCAAGGAGACCGAGGTTGACAGCCCCTTCTCCAAGGCCATGAACGCGGCCCTGGACCAGGACGTCAAGGGCGTGCGGGTCGAATCCATCCAGAACGACCGCAGGCCCCTGAAGCAGGTCTACGAGCCCGGACACCCTGACGCCAACGAGGAAGGTTACGTCAGCTACCCGGACATCAACGTGGTGGAGGAGATGACCAACATGCTCCAGGCCATGCGCGCCTACGAGGCCAACGTCTCGACCATCACCACGTCCAAGAACATGTTCACCAAGGCCCTGGAAATCGGCCGCTAG
- the fliE gene encoding flagellar hook-basal body complex protein FliE translates to MAVSPMAIKAYSAASELLNNPKGLGAKKGATAEATRSFAETIEESLATVNDMQAEKGRMIQDFASGKSQNVHELMISLQKAGLAMDMTSAVRNKVMQAYQELMRMQF, encoded by the coding sequence ATGGCGGTGTCACCGATGGCCATCAAGGCCTATTCCGCGGCCAGCGAGCTTTTGAACAATCCCAAGGGGCTCGGCGCCAAGAAGGGCGCCACGGCCGAGGCGACACGGTCCTTCGCCGAGACCATCGAGGAGTCCCTGGCCACGGTCAACGACATGCAGGCCGAAAAGGGGCGCATGATCCAGGATTTCGCCTCGGGCAAATCCCAGAACGTGCACGAACTGATGATCTCCCTGCAGAAGGCCGGACTGGCCATGGACATGACCTCGGCCGTGCGCAACAAGGTCATGCAGGCCTACCAGGAACTCATGCGGATGCAGTTCTGA
- the fliF gene encoding flagellar basal-body MS-ring/collar protein FliF has protein sequence MPPFLQTTLAKATDFWTNKSLAQRILLGGLLASLIVTFFGMIFWMNRTDYKVLYSQLYQEDAASVVSYLQKEKIPYQISEGGTAILVPADQVYEARLKLAGEGSLHGQGVGFELFDENNIGQTNFVQGINYQRALQGELSRTISELAEVDNARVHLVLPSKSLFVEEQAPPSAAIMLKLKGGRSLSSQQVQAIVNLVSTSVEGMTAEHITLADSRGKVLYEPKSDTDMTGMTSTQLEYQTGLQRSLEQRIEQLLVPIVGPGRVIARVNADLDFNRTTIRKEIFDPKSAVVRSEVKSEEESRGSANVAGGTPDPNYQGENDRTASGTAQSSTRTSATTNFDINREEQQIVSQVGSIKRLSVAVLVDGKYTQQQDGTFAFEALPADQLAQLRQLTQRAVGFDDQRGDAIEVSSISFGEPAGAEQAPLLDVASRYFQLLGKPLLNTLVILLFLLFVARPVVLALIRPKVTEPTTVQEAQELGAAQELMALTEGMTEEDLAAVDAVKRIENAKHLAQQLVDQNMDQAVMIMRQWLTQGEA, from the coding sequence ATGCCCCCATTTCTGCAGACCACTCTGGCCAAGGCCACGGACTTCTGGACCAACAAATCCCTGGCCCAGCGCATCCTCCTCGGAGGGCTGCTGGCCTCGCTCATCGTCACGTTCTTCGGCATGATCTTCTGGATGAACAGAACCGACTACAAGGTCCTCTACAGCCAGCTCTACCAGGAAGACGCCGCCAGCGTGGTCAGCTACCTGCAGAAGGAGAAGATCCCCTACCAGATCTCCGAAGGCGGGACGGCCATATTGGTGCCCGCGGACCAGGTCTACGAGGCCCGGCTCAAGCTGGCCGGCGAAGGCTCCCTGCACGGCCAGGGCGTGGGCTTCGAGCTCTTCGACGAGAACAACATCGGCCAGACCAACTTCGTGCAGGGCATCAACTACCAGCGCGCCCTGCAGGGCGAACTGTCGCGCACCATCTCGGAGCTGGCCGAAGTCGACAACGCCCGAGTGCATCTCGTGCTGCCGAGCAAGAGCCTCTTCGTCGAGGAGCAGGCCCCGCCGTCGGCAGCCATCATGCTCAAGCTCAAAGGCGGCCGCTCCCTTTCGTCCCAGCAGGTCCAGGCCATCGTCAACCTGGTGTCCACCAGCGTCGAAGGCATGACGGCCGAACACATCACCCTGGCCGACAGCCGGGGCAAGGTCCTGTACGAGCCCAAGTCCGACACGGACATGACGGGCATGACGTCCACGCAGCTCGAATACCAGACGGGCCTGCAGCGCAGCCTCGAACAACGCATCGAGCAGCTTCTGGTGCCCATCGTCGGCCCCGGCCGGGTCATCGCCCGGGTCAACGCCGACCTGGACTTCAACCGCACGACCATCCGCAAGGAAATTTTCGACCCCAAGTCCGCCGTGGTCCGCAGCGAGGTCAAGAGCGAGGAGGAGAGCCGCGGCTCGGCCAATGTCGCCGGCGGCACGCCCGACCCCAACTACCAGGGTGAGAACGACCGGACGGCCTCGGGCACGGCCCAGTCCAGCACCCGCACCTCCGCCACGACCAATTTCGATATCAACCGCGAGGAGCAGCAGATCGTCTCGCAGGTCGGCAGCATCAAGCGCCTGAGCGTGGCCGTTCTGGTTGACGGGAAGTACACGCAGCAGCAGGATGGGACCTTCGCCTTCGAGGCCCTCCCCGCCGACCAGCTAGCCCAGCTGCGCCAGCTGACCCAGCGGGCGGTGGGCTTCGACGACCAGCGCGGCGACGCCATCGAGGTGTCATCAATCTCCTTCGGCGAGCCGGCAGGAGCCGAGCAGGCCCCGCTGCTGGACGTGGCCTCCAGGTACTTCCAGCTCCTGGGCAAGCCGCTTCTGAACACGCTGGTCATCCTGCTCTTCCTGCTCTTCGTGGCCCGTCCCGTGGTCCTGGCCCTCATCCGGCCCAAGGTCACGGAGCCCACCACGGTGCAGGAGGCCCAGGAACTCGGCGCGGCCCAGGAGCTCATGGCCCTGACCGAAGGCATGACCGAAGAGGACCTGGCCGCGGTGGACGCGGTCAAGCGCATCGAGAACGCCAAGCATCTGGCGCAGCAGCTGGTGGATCAGAACATGGACCAGGCGGTCATGATCATGCGCCAGTGGCTGACCCAGGGAGAAGCATAA
- the fliG gene encoding flagellar motor switch protein FliG — protein MAAPVGKLTGPQKTAVLILALGDAFASEVFKKFDRAEITAVSRAMAKLDSVGKEQAEEVLREFNQAMTIGKEMLYGGPEQVRKMISSNLDSDTARYILDELDFDSGPVPFKELGNVSPKILAQILRNEHPQTLALILGHLPPESAGNLLQNMGPGVRAEVLIRLAKLEAVAEEMLVEVDRVLQSQLIAIGGKEGRKVGGVSSVAEILNAIDRATEEEIMADIEEESAQLAEEIKQLMFVFEDIMKIDDRGIREILKEISNEDLTMSLKTAPEELREKFFKNLSERAGNMIREDLEIMGPVKLSEVESAQQNIVKQVRRLEAEGRIVIAGSGGEVLV, from the coding sequence ATGGCTGCACCAGTCGGCAAGCTCACGGGCCCCCAGAAAACGGCCGTCCTCATCCTGGCCCTTGGCGACGCCTTCGCCTCGGAAGTTTTCAAGAAATTCGACCGCGCCGAGATCACGGCCGTGTCCCGGGCCATGGCCAAGCTCGACTCCGTGGGCAAGGAACAGGCCGAAGAAGTGCTGCGGGAATTCAACCAGGCCATGACCATCGGCAAGGAGATGCTCTACGGCGGCCCCGAACAGGTGCGCAAGATGATCTCCTCCAACCTGGACTCCGACACTGCCCGTTACATCCTGGACGAACTCGATTTCGACTCGGGCCCGGTTCCCTTCAAGGAACTCGGCAACGTCAGCCCCAAGATCCTGGCCCAGATCCTGCGCAACGAGCACCCGCAGACCCTGGCCCTCATCCTGGGCCACCTGCCGCCCGAAAGCGCCGGCAACCTGCTGCAGAACATGGGCCCGGGCGTACGGGCCGAGGTGCTCATCCGCCTGGCCAAACTGGAGGCCGTGGCCGAGGAGATGCTCGTCGAGGTGGACCGCGTGCTGCAGAGCCAGCTCATCGCCATCGGCGGCAAGGAAGGCCGCAAGGTGGGCGGTGTGAGCTCCGTGGCCGAGATTCTGAACGCCATCGACCGCGCCACCGAAGAGGAGATCATGGCCGACATCGAAGAGGAGAGCGCGCAGCTGGCCGAAGAGATCAAGCAGCTCATGTTCGTCTTCGAGGACATCATGAAGATCGACGATCGCGGCATCCGCGAAATTCTGAAGGAAATCAGCAACGAGGACCTGACCATGTCCCTGAAGACGGCTCCCGAGGAACTGCGCGAGAAGTTCTTCAAGAACCTGTCCGAACGCGCCGGCAACATGATCCGCGAGGACTTGGAGATCATGGGCCCGGTCAAGCTCTCGGAAGTCGAGTCCGCGCAGCAGAACATCGTCAAGCAGGTGCGCCGCCTGGAGGCCGAGGGCCGCATCGTCATCGCCGGCAGCGGAGGCGAAGTCCTTGTCTGA
- a CDS encoding FliH/SctL family protein: MSEHPPLTGRLIRGMRHGDFSVMNRPASATWNDETEARYMEQVRERAQQMAREILAQALAEAEQIRRQARDEGLADARNEVKALAEAEAAKVSGFLGQLKAALTAEKERVYAEHRQSLFRVLQLAFEKTLGVMLDEERERVLNALFEEAIAQLQTTGCITVHVCPADLDLARSLVEKTREQRPDLPELRVCQCADLELGGVRVESGDGLVDNSVTSRFEQVRAILEGFKDNS; this comes from the coding sequence TTGTCTGAGCACCCTCCCCTCACCGGAAGGCTCATCCGCGGCATGCGCCACGGCGATTTCAGCGTCATGAACCGCCCCGCGTCCGCAACCTGGAACGACGAAACAGAGGCCAGATACATGGAACAGGTACGGGAACGCGCGCAGCAGATGGCCAGGGAGATTCTGGCCCAGGCGCTGGCGGAGGCCGAGCAGATCCGGCGCCAGGCCAGGGACGAGGGGCTGGCGGACGCCCGGAACGAAGTCAAGGCACTCGCCGAGGCCGAGGCCGCCAAGGTTTCGGGTTTCCTCGGCCAATTGAAGGCCGCGCTGACCGCCGAAAAGGAACGTGTCTACGCCGAACACCGGCAGTCCCTTTTCCGGGTCCTGCAGCTGGCCTTCGAGAAAACTCTCGGCGTCATGCTCGACGAGGAGCGTGAACGCGTGCTGAACGCCCTGTTCGAGGAGGCCATCGCTCAGCTGCAGACCACGGGCTGCATCACGGTCCACGTCTGCCCGGCTGACCTGGATCTGGCCAGAAGCCTCGTCGAGAAGACCCGGGAGCAGCGTCCCGATCTGCCCGAACTGCGTGTCTGCCAGTGCGCGGACCTCGAACTCGGCGGCGTGCGCGTCGAGAGCGGAGACGGCCTGGTGGACAACTCCGTGACCAGCCGCTTCGAGCAGGTCAGGGCCATCCTCGAAGGGTTCAAGGACAATTCATGA
- a CDS encoding FliI/YscN family ATPase: protein MTADLDGTLQLLSGLQPAQAYGKVTKVVGLVAEGRGIKAPLGSVCQLLPGDPNRPVINAEVVGFRDDVMLLMPYGEMRGIRPGSLIRNTSTPPHFPVGQRYLGHAVDAFGASLDPGVTLHPARHYPLHADPPNPLTRPRITDPLDVGVRAINGLLTLGKGQRVGIMAGSGVGKSTLMGMFARYTSADVNVIGLIGERGREVVDFIEKDLGPEGLARSVLVVATSDQGPLVRMRAAYAATAMAEFFRDQGKDVLFMMDSVTRFAMAAREVGLAAGEPPTTRGYTPTVFSHLPRLLERAGRSAKGSITGIYTVLVEGDDFNEPVADAVRSILDGHIVLTRDLADQGHYPSIDVLKSVSRLASDVTPGPVIAAGRKLIRHLSTFRRVEDMVNIGAYAQGTNAEIDQALEMISPIRNYLQQNIEERSTLEQSFDALQKLTGQPVHKSVRPRA, encoded by the coding sequence ATGACGGCCGACCTGGACGGCACGCTGCAGCTCCTCTCCGGCCTGCAGCCAGCCCAGGCCTACGGCAAGGTGACCAAGGTCGTGGGCCTGGTGGCGGAAGGCCGCGGCATCAAGGCCCCCCTGGGCTCCGTGTGCCAGCTGCTGCCCGGCGACCCGAACCGGCCGGTCATCAACGCCGAGGTCGTGGGCTTCCGCGACGACGTCATGCTGCTCATGCCCTACGGCGAGATGCGCGGCATCCGGCCCGGCAGCCTCATCCGCAACACGAGCACACCGCCACATTTCCCCGTGGGCCAGCGCTATCTCGGCCACGCCGTCGACGCCTTCGGTGCAAGCCTCGACCCCGGCGTGACCCTCCACCCGGCCCGCCACTATCCCCTGCACGCCGACCCGCCCAACCCGCTGACCCGCCCGCGCATCACCGACCCCCTGGACGTGGGCGTGCGCGCCATCAACGGGCTGCTGACCCTAGGCAAGGGCCAACGCGTGGGCATCATGGCCGGCTCGGGCGTGGGCAAGAGCACGCTCATGGGCATGTTCGCGCGCTACACGTCGGCCGACGTCAACGTCATCGGGCTCATCGGCGAACGCGGCCGCGAGGTGGTGGATTTCATCGAGAAGGATCTGGGGCCCGAAGGGCTGGCGCGGTCGGTCCTGGTTGTGGCCACCTCGGACCAGGGCCCGCTGGTGCGCATGCGCGCGGCCTACGCGGCCACGGCCATGGCCGAGTTCTTCCGCGACCAGGGCAAGGACGTGCTCTTCATGATGGACTCGGTCACGCGCTTCGCCATGGCCGCGCGCGAGGTGGGCCTGGCCGCGGGCGAGCCGCCGACCACGCGGGGCTACACGCCGACGGTCTTTTCCCACCTGCCGCGATTGCTCGAGCGGGCCGGCAGGTCGGCCAAGGGCAGCATCACCGGCATCTACACCGTGCTGGTCGAGGGCGACGACTTCAACGAGCCAGTGGCCGACGCCGTGCGGTCCATCCTGGACGGGCACATCGTCCTGACCCGCGACCTTGCGGACCAGGGCCACTACCCGTCCATCGACGTCCTCAAGAGCGTCAGCCGCCTGGCCTCAGACGTGACCCCCGGCCCCGTGATCGCCGCCGGGCGCAAGCTCATCCGGCATCTGTCAACCTTCCGGCGCGTCGAGGACATGGTCAACATCGGCGCCTACGCCCAGGGCACCAACGCCGAGATCGACCAGGCCCTGGAGATGATCTCGCCCATCAGAAACTACCTTCAGCAGAACATCGAAGAGCGATCCACCCTGGAACAGTCCTTCGACGCCCTGCAGAAGCTCACGGGGCAACCCGTCCACAAGTCCGTCAGGCCACGCGCCTAA